A section of the Tachysurus fulvidraco isolate hzauxx_2018 chromosome 7, HZAU_PFXX_2.0, whole genome shotgun sequence genome encodes:
- the aqp10b gene encoding aquaporin-10b isoform X2, with protein sequence MDRVLKRCHISNRLVRECFAEFLGVYVLILFGCGSVAQVTTSKNSKGEYLSINLAFALGTTFGIYVSKGISGAHLNPAVSLSLCFLGRFSWTRLPFYVISQVFGAFLAAATVALQYFDAIIYYSGDHLTVSGPTGTAGIFSTYPAEYLSVWGGVVDQVIGTAALMVCVLALGDSRNFPGPPGLEPVLVGAVVMVIGLSMGSNSGYALNPARDLGPRIFTCIAGWGTEVFSRGWLATTEYHQPLMKENHMKVGRMKSQFGPELRNSKKKKQALAVALVLSGRARETAMEIPVDELNKDTGMDTSFAKLDNLIICKKRAKRMRLTRVLTGL encoded by the exons ATGGATCGAGTGCTGAAGAGATGTCACATCAGCAATCGCCTGGTTAGAGAATGTTTTGCAGAGTTTCTCGGAGTCTACGTTTTAATA CTCTTTGGCTGTGGTTCGGTCGCTCAGGTGACAACTTCAAAAAACAGCAAAGGAGAATATTTATCAATCAATCTTGCATTTGCTCTGGGAACAACATTCGGAATCTATGTTTCTAAAGGTATATCAG GAGCTCACCTGAACCCAGCCGTGTCTCTCAGCCTATGTTTCCTAGGCAGGTTTTCCTGGACTCGGCTGCCGTTCTACGTTATTTCACAGGTGTTCGGTGCCTTTCTGGCTGCAGCTACCGTTGCATTGCAGTATTTTG ATGCCATAATCTATTACAGTGGTGACCATCTAACAGTGAGCGGTCCCACTGGCACAGCAGGAATATTCTCCACTTACCCTGCAGAATACCTGAGCGTTTGGGGAGGAGTAGTAGACCAG GTGATCGGCACAGCGGCCctgatggtgtgtgtgctgGCTCTGGGTGACAGTCGTAACTTTCCTGGCCCCCCCGGGCTAGAACCTGTGCTAGTGGGAGCAGTGGTTATGGTCATTGGCCTCTCCATGGGTTCAAACAGCGGATATGCCCTCAACCCGGCACGAGACCTCGGCCCTCGGATCTTCACCTGTATTGCTGGATGGGGAACTGAGGTGTTCAG CAGAGGATGGTTAGCAACTACAGAGTACCACCAACCTTTGATGAAGGAAAACCATATGAAGGTTGGAAGAATGAAGTCGCAATTTGGACCAGAGTTACGGAACtcgaaaaaaaagaaacaggcgCTGGCTGTGGCTTTGGTGCTGTCCGGAAGAGCGAGAGAAACGGCGATGGAAATACCGGTAGATGAATTGAATAAGGACACTGGCATGGACACTTCATTTGCGAAACTCGATAATTTGATAATTTGTAAGAAAAGGGCCAAACGTATGAGGCTTACTCGAGTTTTGACCGGATTATGA
- the aqp10b gene encoding aquaporin-10b isoform X3: MDRVLKRCHISNRLVRECFAEFLGVYVLILFGCGSVAQVTTSKNSKGEYLSINLAFALGTTFGIYVSKGISGAHLNPAVSLSLCFLGRFSWTRLPFYVISQVFGAFLAAATVALQYFDAIIYYSGDHLTVSGPTGTAGIFSTYPAEYLSVWGGVVDQVIGTAALMVCVLALGDSRNFPGPPGLEPVLVGAVVMVIGLSMGSNSGYALNPARDLGPRIFTCIAGWGTEVFSRGWLATTEYHQPLMKENHMKVGRMKSQFGPELRNSKKKKQALAVALVLSGRARETAMEIPGCNTKTGDDGRCCKHGGN, encoded by the exons ATGGATCGAGTGCTGAAGAGATGTCACATCAGCAATCGCCTGGTTAGAGAATGTTTTGCAGAGTTTCTCGGAGTCTACGTTTTAATA CTCTTTGGCTGTGGTTCGGTCGCTCAGGTGACAACTTCAAAAAACAGCAAAGGAGAATATTTATCAATCAATCTTGCATTTGCTCTGGGAACAACATTCGGAATCTATGTTTCTAAAGGTATATCAG GAGCTCACCTGAACCCAGCCGTGTCTCTCAGCCTATGTTTCCTAGGCAGGTTTTCCTGGACTCGGCTGCCGTTCTACGTTATTTCACAGGTGTTCGGTGCCTTTCTGGCTGCAGCTACCGTTGCATTGCAGTATTTTG ATGCCATAATCTATTACAGTGGTGACCATCTAACAGTGAGCGGTCCCACTGGCACAGCAGGAATATTCTCCACTTACCCTGCAGAATACCTGAGCGTTTGGGGAGGAGTAGTAGACCAG GTGATCGGCACAGCGGCCctgatggtgtgtgtgctgGCTCTGGGTGACAGTCGTAACTTTCCTGGCCCCCCCGGGCTAGAACCTGTGCTAGTGGGAGCAGTGGTTATGGTCATTGGCCTCTCCATGGGTTCAAACAGCGGATATGCCCTCAACCCGGCACGAGACCTCGGCCCTCGGATCTTCACCTGTATTGCTGGATGGGGAACTGAGGTGTTCAG CAGAGGATGGTTAGCAACTACAGAGTACCACCAACCTTTGATGAAGGAAAACCATATGAAGGTTGGAAGAATGAAGTCGCAATTTGGACCAGAGTTACGGAACtcgaaaaaaaagaaacaggcgCTGGCTGTGGCTTTGGTGCTGTCCGGAAGAGCGAGAGAAACGGCGATGGAAATACCG
- the aqp10b gene encoding aquaporin-10b isoform X6, translating into MDRVLKRCHISNRLVRECFAEFLGVYVLILFGCGSVAQVTTSKNSKGEYLSINLAFALGTTFGIYVSKGISGAHLNPAVSLSLCFLGRFSWTRLPFYVISQVFGAFLAAATVALQYFDAIIYYSGDHLTVSGPTGTAGIFSTYPAEYLSVWGGVVDQVIGTAALMVCVLALGDSRNFPGPPGLEPVLVGAVVMVIGLSMGSNSGYALNPARDLGPRIFTCIAGWGTEVFRIPYEA; encoded by the exons ATGGATCGAGTGCTGAAGAGATGTCACATCAGCAATCGCCTGGTTAGAGAATGTTTTGCAGAGTTTCTCGGAGTCTACGTTTTAATA CTCTTTGGCTGTGGTTCGGTCGCTCAGGTGACAACTTCAAAAAACAGCAAAGGAGAATATTTATCAATCAATCTTGCATTTGCTCTGGGAACAACATTCGGAATCTATGTTTCTAAAGGTATATCAG GAGCTCACCTGAACCCAGCCGTGTCTCTCAGCCTATGTTTCCTAGGCAGGTTTTCCTGGACTCGGCTGCCGTTCTACGTTATTTCACAGGTGTTCGGTGCCTTTCTGGCTGCAGCTACCGTTGCATTGCAGTATTTTG ATGCCATAATCTATTACAGTGGTGACCATCTAACAGTGAGCGGTCCCACTGGCACAGCAGGAATATTCTCCACTTACCCTGCAGAATACCTGAGCGTTTGGGGAGGAGTAGTAGACCAG GTGATCGGCACAGCGGCCctgatggtgtgtgtgctgGCTCTGGGTGACAGTCGTAACTTTCCTGGCCCCCCCGGGCTAGAACCTGTGCTAGTGGGAGCAGTGGTTATGGTCATTGGCCTCTCCATGGGTTCAAACAGCGGATATGCCCTCAACCCGGCACGAGACCTCGGCCCTCGGATCTTCACCTGTATTGCTGGATGGGGAACTGAGGTGTTCAG